The following proteins are encoded in a genomic region of Enterocloster clostridioformis:
- a CDS encoding ParB/RepB/Spo0J family partition protein yields the protein MNKAGSAAKVKLNSFDDLFGASDMTVGTDQVQEIPLSELYEFRGHPFKVLDDEKMQETVESIKNYGVLMPGIARPRAEGGYEIIAGHRRKHGCELAGLSTMPMFIRDYNDDEATVIMVDTNIQREDILPSEKAKAYSMKYEAMKHQGKKGNGSSLDEVGEAAGESGKTVQRYMWLARLSDELLDMVDKKKIGLVQGVDISFLTEQAQEWVQVILEETGAAISTTQSSKLKEYGKKGELTLPMVRLILTEEKPKERKVTIKADKISRYFTEDYSSEDIENIIYQLLEEWNTGKASNKQ from the coding sequence ATGAATAAGGCAGGAAGTGCGGCAAAGGTAAAGCTAAACAGTTTTGATGATTTATTCGGTGCTTCTGATATGACAGTAGGCACCGATCAGGTGCAGGAGATACCTCTTTCAGAGCTTTATGAGTTCAGAGGACACCCTTTTAAGGTGCTGGATGATGAGAAAATGCAGGAGACAGTGGAGAGTATCAAAAATTATGGTGTGCTTATGCCCGGTATTGCAAGACCGAGGGCAGAGGGCGGTTATGAGATAATCGCCGGACACCGCAGAAAACATGGCTGTGAGCTTGCAGGTCTTTCCACAATGCCTATGTTCATCAGAGATTACAACGATGATGAAGCTACGGTGATTATGGTAGATACTAATATCCAGAGGGAAGATATTCTTCCAAGTGAAAAGGCAAAAGCCTATTCCATGAAGTATGAAGCCATGAAGCATCAGGGCAAAAAAGGAAATGGAAGCAGTCTTGATGAAGTGGGAGAAGCAGCCGGAGAGAGTGGCAAGACAGTTCAGCGTTATATGTGGCTTGCCCGTCTGTCAGATGAATTACTGGATATGGTTGATAAGAAAAAAATCGGTCTGGTACAGGGTGTTGACATATCTTTTCTGACAGAACAGGCGCAGGAATGGGTGCAGGTCATTCTTGAAGAAACGGGTGCAGCTATCTCGACTACCCAATCATCAAAGTTAAAGGAATATGGGAAAAAAGGCGAGCTGACTCTGCCAATGGTAAGACTGATATTGACGGAGGAAAAGCCAAAGGAAAGAAAAGTTACAATTAAGGCTGATAAAATCAGCAGATATTTTACGGAGGATTATTCCAGTGAGGATATAGAAAACATTATCTATCAGCTATTGGAAGAATGGAACACCGGAAAGGCGTCGAATAAGCAGTAA
- a CDS encoding DUF6075 family protein, whose protein sequence is MNSTALGAENTKKESIIFISEAHEKFYYEKLEEVRYQDVYHKALCYCLGINDDTRRNANRIYDFKTGCVKTECLHEGWQTSGSVKVVRMAFNLYCNATPSVDDYTDAEEQINECRQYTVEELFCCAYAPYFWQAIQIRYPEYATYNRKLYALFGGAD, encoded by the coding sequence ATGAATAGTACAGCGTTAGGAGCAGAAAACACAAAGAAAGAGAGCATTATTTTTATCAGTGAAGCACATGAGAAATTCTACTACGAGAAATTAGAAGAAGTAAGGTATCAGGATGTGTACCACAAGGCACTTTGCTATTGCCTCGGCATTAACGATGATACCAGAAGGAATGCGAATCGCATTTATGATTTTAAGACAGGCTGTGTAAAAACAGAATGTTTGCATGAAGGCTGGCAGACCAGCGGAAGCGTGAAAGTAGTCAGAATGGCATTTAATTTATATTGCAATGCCACACCAAGCGTGGATGATTACACGGACGCAGAGGAGCAGATTAACGAGTGCAGGCAGTACACAGTGGAGGAATTATTCTGCTGTGCCTATGCACCATATTTTTGGCAGGCAATACAAATCCGGTATCCGGAGTATGCAACCTATAACCGGAAACTGTATGCCCTGTTTGGAGGAGCAGATTGA
- a CDS encoding ParA family protein — protein sequence MCKIIAIANQKGGVGKTTTTSNLGIGLAKQGKRVLLIDADAQGSLTASLGFTEPDKLEETLATVMANIINDVEMEDDYGILRHEEGIDLMPGNIELSGLEVSLVNVMSRELVMRSYIEQVKDRYDYILIDCMPSLGMITINAFACADSILIPVQAAYLPVKGLEQLIKTIGKVKRQINPKLSIEGILLTMVDSRTNYAKDISALLIENYGSKVRIFENSIPISVRAAEISAEGVSIYQHDPKGKVASAYQSLTEEVLGNE from the coding sequence ATGTGTAAAATAATAGCAATCGCAAATCAGAAAGGTGGAGTCGGAAAGACCACCACAACAAGTAATTTGGGAATAGGATTAGCAAAGCAGGGAAAGAGAGTTCTGCTGATAGATGCCGATGCACAGGGCAGTTTGACTGCAAGTTTAGGATTTACAGAGCCTGACAAGCTGGAGGAAACACTTGCGACTGTGATGGCAAATATCATCAATGATGTGGAAATGGAAGATGATTACGGTATTTTAAGGCATGAGGAAGGAATTGACCTTATGCCGGGCAATATCGAATTATCCGGTCTGGAGGTATCCTTGGTAAATGTCATGAGCAGAGAGCTTGTGATGCGTTCCTACATAGAGCAGGTGAAAGACAGATATGATTATATCCTGATTGACTGTATGCCTTCACTTGGCATGATAACCATAAATGCATTTGCCTGTGCGGATAGTATCTTAATCCCGGTACAGGCGGCATATTTGCCAGTGAAAGGTTTGGAACAGCTTATCAAGACCATTGGTAAGGTGAAGCGTCAGATTAACCCAAAGCTGTCCATTGAGGGTATTTTGCTGACCATGGTTGACAGCAGAACAAATTATGCAAAGGACATTAGTGCATTACTGATTGAGAATTATGGCAGCAAAGTAAGGATATTTGAGAATAGCATTCCGATTTCCGTAAGAGCTGCCGAGATTTCGGCAGAGGGCGTCAGCATCTATCAGCATGACCCAAAGGGAAAAGTAGCAAGTGCCTATCAATCTTTGACGGAGGAGGTGCTTGGCAATGAATAA
- a CDS encoding DUF6017 domain-containing protein, giving the protein MGDTINFDYYYGIEAEQFSFYRVPRLLIKDERFKGLSSDAKLLYGLMLDRMSLSMKNGWLDDENRAYIIYTVDAIMEDLGCSKPTCTKIMRELDSDNGIGLIEKKRRGLGKPDIIYVKNFASVPDEKEEKEPSNTDVSTEVKDFNFKKQKNLTSGSKKIELQEVKESDLKRERNLTSESKETEPQEVNDFAPNYNNTNYNNQSHNDINYINPINQSGSEDNPDRTDLMDDVNAYIELIKDNIEYEHHMKYDDWQNKALYEELFEVICEVVCVKRTTIRIAGEDYPYELVKSKFLKLNSGHLEYVIGCMHDTNTKITNIKAYMVTALYNAPSTINHYYQQEVQHDMYGGGWHEKGIV; this is encoded by the coding sequence GTGGGCGATACAATAAACTTTGATTATTACTACGGAATTGAAGCAGAGCAGTTCTCTTTTTATCGTGTTCCCCGACTTTTGATTAAAGACGAGAGATTTAAGGGGCTTAGCAGTGATGCTAAGCTCCTCTATGGGCTGATGCTTGACAGAATGTCATTATCCATGAAAAACGGCTGGCTGGATGATGAAAACAGGGCTTACATCATTTATACGGTGGATGCCATTATGGAAGATTTGGGATGTTCCAAACCCACTTGCACAAAAATTATGCGTGAGCTGGATTCTGACAATGGCATCGGATTGATTGAGAAGAAACGGAGAGGTCTTGGCAAACCGGACATCATTTATGTGAAAAATTTTGCTTCCGTTCCGGATGAAAAAGAAGAAAAAGAGCCTTCAAACACTGATGTTTCCACAGAAGTAAAAGATTTTAACTTCAAGAAGCAAAAGAATTTAACTTCTGGAAGTAAAAAAATTGAACTTCAAGAGGTAAAGGAATCTGACCTCAAGAGGGAAAGAAATTTGACTTCTGAAAGTAAAGAAACTGAACCTCAAGAAGTAAACGATTTTGCCCCTAATTATAACAATACTAACTATAACAACCAGAGTCATAATGATATAAATTATATCAATCCAATCAATCAATCTGGTAGTGAAGATAATCCAGATAGGACTGATTTGATGGATGATGTCAATGCATACATAGAACTGATTAAGGATAACATCGAATATGAGCATCACATGAAGTATGATGACTGGCAGAACAAAGCTTTATATGAGGAGCTTTTTGAGGTTATTTGTGAGGTTGTATGTGTAAAACGTACAACGATCCGGATTGCAGGAGAGGATTATCCCTATGAGCTTGTAAAATCTAAATTCCTGAAGCTGAACAGTGGACATCTGGAGTATGTGATTGGCTGTATGCATGATACAAATACGAAAATAACCAATATCAAGGCATATATGGTTACTGCTCTTTATAATGCACCCTCAACGATAAACCATTATTATCAGCAGGAAGTGCAGCACGATATGTATGGAGGTGGCTGGCATGAAAAAGGCATTGTTTAA
- the lysS gene encoding lysine--tRNA ligase, whose protein sequence is MGEQQKVNQADTDLNHVLKARRDKLAELQAAGKDPFQITKYDVTAHSMDIKDNYEQWEGKEAAIAGRMMFKRVMGKASFCNVQDLKGSIQVYVARDSVGEESYKDFKKMDIGDIVGVKGNAFTTKTGEISIHATEVTLLSKSLQVLPEKFHGLTDTDMRYRQRYVDLIMNAEVKDTFIKRSRILAAIRKYLGGEGFMEVETPMLVSNAGGAAARPFETHFNALDEDLKLRISLELYLKRLIVGGLERVYEIGRVFRNEGLDTRHNPEFTLMELYQAYTDYNGMMDLTEKLYRFVAQEVLGTTTITYKGVEMDLGKPFARITMVDAVKKYAGVDFDKIHTLEEARAIAKEKGVEFEGRHKKGDILNLFFEEFAEEHLVQPTFVLDHPVEISPLTKKKPGNPDYVERFEFFMNGWEMANAYSEINDPIDQRERFRAQEELLAQGDEEANHTDEDFLNALEVGMPPTGGIGFGIDRMVMLLTDSPAIRDVLLFPTMKSLDK, encoded by the coding sequence GTGGGAGAACAGCAAAAGGTTAATCAGGCAGATACAGATTTAAATCACGTGCTGAAGGCGCGCAGGGATAAGCTGGCGGAGCTTCAGGCGGCTGGAAAGGATCCTTTCCAGATTACAAAATATGATGTGACTGCCCACAGCATGGATATCAAGGATAACTATGAGCAGTGGGAGGGGAAGGAAGCAGCCATTGCCGGCCGTATGATGTTCAAACGCGTCATGGGTAAGGCTTCCTTCTGCAATGTACAGGATTTAAAAGGCAGCATTCAGGTCTATGTGGCAAGGGACAGCGTGGGTGAGGAGTCTTATAAGGATTTCAAGAAAATGGACATCGGCGATATCGTGGGGGTAAAGGGGAATGCCTTTACCACCAAGACAGGTGAGATATCCATTCATGCCACGGAGGTAACCCTTCTTTCCAAGAGCCTTCAGGTGCTTCCTGAGAAATTCCATGGCCTGACGGATACGGATATGCGTTACCGTCAGCGTTACGTGGACCTGATCATGAACGCGGAGGTGAAGGATACCTTCATCAAGCGTTCCAGGATTCTGGCTGCTATCCGGAAATATCTGGGCGGAGAGGGCTTCATGGAAGTGGAGACTCCTATGCTGGTTTCCAACGCGGGAGGCGCTGCCGCAAGGCCCTTTGAGACCCATTTTAACGCCCTGGATGAGGATTTAAAGCTTCGCATATCCCTGGAGCTTTATCTGAAGAGGCTTATTGTAGGCGGACTTGAGAGGGTTTATGAGATTGGGCGCGTGTTCCGCAACGAAGGCCTGGATACCAGGCACAACCCGGAGTTCACCCTGATGGAGCTGTATCAGGCGTATACGGATTACAACGGAATGATGGACCTGACCGAGAAGCTGTACCGTTTTGTGGCTCAGGAGGTACTGGGTACCACCACCATTACTTATAAGGGCGTGGAGATGGATTTAGGCAAGCCCTTTGCACGCATCACCATGGTGGACGCGGTTAAGAAGTATGCCGGAGTGGATTTTGACAAGATTCATACCCTGGAAGAGGCCAGAGCCATTGCCAAGGAAAAGGGAGTGGAGTTTGAGGGGCGTCATAAGAAGGGCGACATCCTGAACCTGTTCTTTGAGGAGTTTGCGGAGGAGCACCTGGTCCAGCCCACCTTTGTTCTGGACCATCCGGTGGAGATTTCTCCTCTGACCAAGAAAAAGCCGGGCAACCCGGACTACGTGGAGCGCTTTGAGTTCTTCATGAACGGCTGGGAGATGGCCAACGCCTACTCTGAAATCAATGACCCCATTGACCAGAGGGAGCGGTTTAGAGCCCAGGAAGAGCTTCTGGCCCAGGGCGATGAGGAAGCCAACCATACGGACGAGGACTTCTTGAATGCGCTGGAGGTAGGTATGCCTCCGACGGGAGGAATCGGATTCGGCATTGACCGTATGGTCATGCTGCTGACGGATTCACCGGCCATCAGGGATGTGCTGCTGTTCCCGACGATGAAGTCTTTAGATAAATAA
- a CDS encoding DUF6050 family protein — MKKALFKIIIPLCVLVLWMITCYPVCNKADRFDYFLYWILVGCPYGIRKMCMFLVPKNFGIAGSMGILALNCIVGGLIGGIIVLVRIIVIFTEIIKVIAGHFWTQCPKV, encoded by the coding sequence ATGAAAAAGGCATTGTTTAAAATAATTATTCCGCTGTGTGTTCTTGTTCTGTGGATGATTACCTGTTATCCGGTTTGCAATAAAGCAGATAGGTTTGATTATTTTCTTTATTGGATTTTGGTAGGATGTCCCTATGGTATCAGAAAAATGTGTATGTTTCTTGTGCCGAAGAATTTTGGAATTGCAGGAAGTATGGGAATACTGGCACTGAATTGTATCGTTGGAGGTCTGATTGGTGGTATTATTGTTCTTGTGAGGATTATCGTTATATTTACGGAGATAATAAAAGTAATAGCAGGACACTTCTGGACACAATGTCCAAAGGTGTAA